A section of the Clostridium felsineum DSM 794 genome encodes:
- a CDS encoding prephenate dehydratase, translating to MAALGPKGTFSEFAVKEYKKKIDSDIEMKFYPTISKVVMAAENECDIAIVPIENTLDGFVQVTLDLLNKTNLSIVYEFALPIQFAFAANSKMDEVKRIYAQFKTQGQCLEFLEKYDKLEVITTESNGTSLENLKKGVWEEGAIIPAYAIEKEKEFKYIIENVTDAEDNETRFIVLSKQKNKSYHSGEYKTGIIISDANADKPGALWKVLKEFALCEINLTSIISRPTKKGLGQYYFFIEAEGNYDGDNKLKGAIEDIKQHSVVKIVGSYLSL from the coding sequence GTGGCAGCACTTGGTCCTAAAGGGACATTTAGTGAATTTGCAGTTAAGGAATATAAGAAAAAGATTGATAGTGATATTGAGATGAAGTTTTATCCAACAATATCAAAGGTTGTTATGGCAGCAGAAAATGAGTGTGATATTGCAATAGTACCTATTGAAAATACTCTTGATGGATTTGTACAAGTCACATTGGATTTATTAAATAAAACAAATCTTAGTATAGTTTATGAATTTGCGCTTCCAATACAATTTGCATTCGCAGCCAATAGCAAAATGGATGAAGTTAAAAGAATTTATGCTCAATTTAAAACTCAAGGTCAGTGTTTAGAATTTTTAGAAAAGTATGACAAACTTGAAGTTATTACAACAGAAAGTAATGGTACATCTTTAGAAAATCTAAAAAAAGGAGTTTGGGAAGAAGGAGCAATAATCCCTGCGTATGCAATAGAGAAAGAAAAAGAATTTAAATATATTATTGAAAATGTTACGGATGCAGAGGATAATGAAACAAGATTTATAGTATTATCAAAGCAAAAAAATAAAAGTTATCACAGTGGAGAGTATAAAACAGGAATAATAATTTCAGATGCCAATGCGGACAAGCCAGGAGCATTATGGAAAGTATTAAAAGAGTTTGCATTGTGTGAAATAAACCTTACATCTATAATATCAAGACCAACTAAAAAGGGCCTTGGGCAATACTATTTTTTTATTGAAGCTGAAGGAAATTATGATGGTGATAATAAGCTTAAAGGAGCAATAGAAGATATAAAACAGCATAGTGTTGTGAAAATAGTTGGATCGTATTTAAGTTTATAG
- a CDS encoding TerC/Alx family metal homeostasis membrane protein, with the protein MDTRKALKQTLIWIALALVFNIFIYFFMGKQNALEFLGGYVIELSLSLDNLFLFLIIFQNFLLKGEHQKKILNYGILGAVILRLIFILLGVAVIDRFHFILYFFGILLIISGIKMFLQKEDEKKDYKNSFFFKMVGRFIPVEKESNSNKFLIRKKGKLHATPLLPILVLIEGSDLLFAVDSIPAIFSITTNAFIVYTSNIFAILGLRSMYFLLEKLHDKFQYVKFGVALILIFTGIKLAILFFHIEISIILSLTIIFVILALSIIFSMLKNKNGESY; encoded by the coding sequence ATAGATACAAGAAAAGCCTTAAAACAAACTTTAATCTGGATTGCTTTGGCTCTAGTTTTTAATATCTTCATATATTTTTTTATGGGAAAACAAAATGCTTTAGAGTTTTTAGGTGGTTATGTTATTGAATTAAGTTTAAGTTTAGATAATCTTTTTTTATTTTTGATAATCTTCCAAAACTTTCTTCTAAAAGGGGAACATCAAAAGAAAATCTTAAACTATGGAATCCTAGGTGCTGTGATACTTCGCCTTATATTTATACTTCTTGGTGTTGCAGTAATTGATAGATTCCACTTTATTCTTTATTTTTTTGGTATATTACTTATAATAAGTGGTATAAAAATGTTCCTCCAAAAAGAAGATGAAAAAAAAGATTATAAAAATTCTTTTTTCTTCAAAATGGTAGGTAGGTTTATCCCCGTTGAAAAGGAAAGTAATAGTAATAAATTTTTAATTAGAAAAAAAGGAAAACTCCACGCAACCCCTCTTCTTCCAATTTTAGTTTTAATTGAGGGCTCTGATTTGCTATTTGCTGTAGATTCAATCCCTGCAATTTTTTCTATAACTACTAATGCATTTATTGTTTATACTTCAAATATATTTGCTATCTTAGGCCTTCGATCCATGTATTTTCTTTTAGAAAAACTTCATGATAAATTTCAATATGTTAAATTTGGAGTGGCGTTAATTCTTATTTTCACAGGGATTAAGCTTGCTATTCTATTCTTTCATATAGAAATATCTATAATTTTATCTCTAACAATAATATTCGTGATTTTAGCTTTAAGTATTATATTTTCAATGTTAAAAAACAAAAATGGAGAATCCTATTAA
- a CDS encoding exodeoxyribonuclease III, translating into MKLISWNVNGLRACIKKGFLDYFKEVDADIFCIQESKLQEGQVELDLPGYYDFWNYAEKKGYSGTAIFTKIKPISHSYGIGEEEHDKEGRVITLEFEDFYMVTVYTPNAKEKLARLSYRMEWEDSFRKYLKTLEEKKPVIVCGDMNVAHTEIDLKNPKTNTKNAGFSPEERSKFTELLNSGFIDTYRYFYPDKEGIYSWWSYRFKAREKNAGWRIDYFCTSESLKDRLVSADIHTEVMGSDHCPVELVVK; encoded by the coding sequence ATGAAATTAATTTCTTGGAATGTAAATGGGCTTAGAGCTTGTATTAAAAAAGGATTTTTGGATTATTTTAAAGAAGTTGATGCAGATATATTTTGTATTCAGGAAAGTAAGCTTCAAGAAGGTCAGGTTGAATTGGATTTACCAGGCTATTATGATTTTTGGAATTATGCAGAGAAAAAGGGGTATTCGGGTACGGCCATATTTACTAAAATTAAACCTATAAGTCATAGCTACGGAATAGGTGAGGAGGAGCATGATAAAGAAGGCAGAGTTATAACACTTGAATTTGAGGATTTTTATATGGTTACAGTATACACTCCAAATGCCAAGGAAAAGCTGGCAAGACTTTCTTATAGAATGGAGTGGGAGGATAGCTTTAGAAAATATCTTAAAACCTTAGAAGAAAAGAAGCCTGTAATTGTTTGTGGAGATATGAATGTGGCACACACAGAAATAGATCTTAAAAATCCAAAGACAAATACTAAAAACGCAGGCTTTAGTCCAGAAGAAAGAAGCAAATTCACAGAGCTTTTAAATTCAGGTTTTATAGATACATATAGATATTTTTATCCAGACAAAGAAGGCATTTATTCTTGGTGGTCCTATAGATTTAAGGCAAGAGAAAAAAATGCAGGCTGGCGTATAGACTATTTTTGTACCTCAGAAAGCCTTAAAGATAGACTTGTAAGTGCTGATATTCATACTGAAGTTATGGGGTCAGATCACTGCCCTGTTGAACTTGTTGTAAAATAA
- a CDS encoding uracil-DNA glycosylase: protein MNNLQTLKTKIETISNNYKEETTGGFITGDGPIPSDIMFVGEAPGKSEVESGKPFVGVAGKNFEKYLNSIGIERKNIRITNTCFFRPIKIKTSKTGKTTISNRPPKVSEVNLFKEILDEEISLTKPKIIITLGNVPLKRLTTFKAIGECHGTSIHSDEFNCTIFPMYHPSSLTYNRNDDFKKMYEEDWLKLKDTLQKVL from the coding sequence ATGAATAATTTACAAACGCTAAAAACTAAAATTGAAACTATATCAAATAATTATAAAGAAGAAACTACCGGCGGATTTATAACCGGAGATGGTCCTATCCCTTCAGACATAATGTTTGTAGGCGAAGCTCCTGGAAAATCAGAAGTTGAAAGTGGAAAGCCTTTTGTTGGTGTTGCTGGTAAAAACTTTGAAAAATATCTAAACTCCATAGGTATAGAACGAAAAAATATCAGAATAACAAACACATGCTTTTTTAGACCTATTAAAATAAAAACTTCAAAAACTGGTAAAACTACTATAAGTAACAGGCCTCCTAAAGTCTCTGAAGTGAATTTATTTAAAGAAATATTAGATGAAGAAATTTCACTCACCAAACCAAAGATAATAATAACTTTAGGTAATGTTCCTCTTAAAAGACTTACAACCTTTAAAGCTATAGGTGAATGTCATGGTACATCCATTCACAGTGATGAATTTAATTGCACCATTTTTCCTATGTATCACCCCTCATCATTAACTTATAACCGAAATGATGATTTCAAGAAAATGTATGAAGAAGATTGGCTCAAATTAAAAGACACTCTTCAAAAAGTACTTTAA
- a CDS encoding pyridoxal-phosphate-dependent aminotransferase family protein → MRIPIIMTPGPTSVSENVRLKRAEKTTNPDLDINFYDFYKETTEKIGEFLKTKNQVRILSGEGILGLEAACASLTEKDDRVLVIENGIFGEGFADFVKMYGGNPFFFRGNRKCKISTEELGRFLDIDSNFKYATIVHCDTPSGMLNDIGDICGLLKSKGIMTVVDSVSAMGGEELKVDEWNIDVVIGASQKCISAPPGLTIVSISEDAFNAMKNRKTPIAAFYCNLLAWEDYYEKKWFPYTPPISDILALREAIENILKDKDMIVRHDKIASATRAAVVLGGLDIYIENGFSNTVTVIKVPHGMNDEKILNYMKENYNVMIAGAFGYLKGKVLRIGHMGENARIDKVSYTLFALQRTLEHYGFEFKHDMTKVFLEKF, encoded by the coding sequence ATGAGAATACCAATTATAATGACACCAGGACCTACTTCGGTTAGTGAAAATGTAAGATTAAAAAGAGCAGAGAAAACTACAAATCCGGATTTAGATATAAATTTTTATGATTTTTATAAGGAAACTACTGAAAAGATAGGTGAATTTCTTAAAACCAAAAATCAAGTGAGAATTCTATCAGGAGAAGGTATATTAGGACTTGAAGCAGCTTGTGCATCTCTTACTGAAAAAGATGATAGAGTTCTTGTTATAGAAAATGGTATATTTGGAGAAGGGTTTGCAGATTTTGTTAAAATGTATGGTGGAAATCCGTTTTTCTTTAGAGGAAATAGAAAATGTAAAATAAGCACAGAAGAGCTTGGAAGATTTCTAGATATTGATAGTAATTTTAAATATGCTACAATAGTTCATTGTGATACTCCATCAGGAATGTTAAATGATATAGGAGATATATGTGGTTTGCTTAAGAGTAAGGGAATAATGACAGTTGTAGATAGCGTATCGGCAATGGGAGGAGAAGAGTTAAAAGTTGATGAATGGAACATAGATGTAGTTATAGGTGCTTCACAAAAGTGTATTTCAGCCCCTCCAGGACTCACAATTGTAAGTATAAGCGAAGATGCATTTAATGCTATGAAAAATAGAAAAACACCAATAGCAGCATTTTACTGCAATCTACTGGCATGGGAAGATTATTATGAAAAGAAGTGGTTCCCATATACACCACCTATAAGTGATATATTGGCACTCAGAGAGGCAATAGAAAATATTCTTAAAGACAAAGATATGATAGTAAGGCATGATAAAATAGCATCAGCAACTAGAGCAGCAGTTGTGCTTGGAGGATTGGATATATATATAGAAAATGGCTTTTCTAATACTGTAACAGTGATTAAAGTTCCCCATGGTATGAATGATGAAAAAATATTAAACTATATGAAAGAAAATTATAATGTTATGATAGCAGGAGCTTTTGGTTACTTGAAAGGTAAAGTGTTAAGAATAGGTCATATGGGGGAAAATGCACGAATTGATAAAGTTAGTTATACTTTGTTTGCACTTCAAAGAACTCTTGAACACTATGGATTTGAATTTAAGCATGATATGACGAAAGTATTTTTAGAAAAATTTTAA